The Chryseobacterium aureum genome contains a region encoding:
- a CDS encoding DUF5683 domain-containing protein, whose product MKKIVFTFFLCFAALAYSQVKPIDTVRMEVPPKEEPRVVKPGKTEAKIIEDLEKANGPTAKTIKLNPTRAGLYSAVLPGLGQFYNKKYWKIPIVWGAVGAGVGIAVWNDNQYKKYREYYVAKLNGTPNEFVDTHPWLDKKALGNAQDRAKRQRDYAIAITGLIYILNIVDAVVDAHLYESRHDPDLVFKPSVIQDQYGYSAPKTGFSLSYRF is encoded by the coding sequence ATGAAGAAAATAGTTTTCACCTTTTTCTTGTGTTTCGCTGCATTGGCCTACTCACAAGTAAAACCTATTGATACCGTTCGGATGGAGGTTCCTCCGAAAGAAGAACCCCGTGTAGTAAAGCCAGGTAAAACTGAGGCAAAAATTATTGAAGATCTTGAAAAAGCCAACGGTCCCACAGCAAAAACCATAAAATTAAATCCTACCAGAGCAGGTTTATATTCCGCGGTTTTACCCGGATTAGGACAGTTTTACAATAAAAAATACTGGAAGATTCCCATTGTTTGGGGAGCTGTAGGAGCAGGGGTAGGAATTGCCGTTTGGAATGACAACCAGTACAAAAAATACCGTGAATATTACGTGGCAAAACTGAACGGTACTCCTAATGAATTTGTAGATACCCATCCATGGCTGGACAAAAAAGCTTTAGGAAATGCTCAGGACAGAGCCAAAAGACAAAGGGATTACGCCATCGCGATTACAGGACTGATTTATATTCTGAATATCGTAGATGCCGTAGTTGATGCCCATCTTTACGAAAGCCGTCATGACCCCGACCTGGTTTTTAAACCATCGGTTATTCAGGATCAGTATGGATACAGCGCTCCGAAAACAGGATTCAGTTTAAGTTACAGATTTTAA
- the dapB gene encoding 4-hydroxy-tetrahydrodipicolinate reductase, translating to MKIALVGYGKMGKIIDEIAQKRGHEIVARLKETPTAENLNNPDVVIEFSLPEVAFENIKACLENKIPVICGTTGWLDQKAAIEKLAVDNGTAFLYGSNFSLGVNLFFALNEKLADLMKNVDEYSCQLEEIHHIHKKDAPSGTAISIAEGIIQNNPKFDAWKLEETEGKQLGIFAVREDEVPGTHSVYYRSEVDEIEIKHTAFNRNGFALGAVVAAEWIKDKKGNFTMKDVLGL from the coding sequence ATGAAAATAGCATTAGTTGGTTATGGTAAAATGGGTAAAATCATTGATGAGATCGCACAGAAGAGAGGTCATGAAATAGTTGCCCGCCTGAAGGAAACCCCAACTGCTGAAAATCTTAACAATCCGGACGTTGTGATTGAGTTTTCACTGCCGGAAGTTGCATTTGAAAACATCAAAGCCTGTCTTGAAAATAAAATTCCGGTGATCTGCGGAACCACAGGCTGGCTGGATCAAAAGGCAGCAATAGAAAAATTAGCTGTAGATAACGGTACCGCTTTCTTATATGGTTCCAACTTCAGTTTAGGCGTAAATTTATTCTTTGCTTTAAACGAAAAGCTTGCGGATCTGATGAAAAATGTTGATGAATACTCTTGTCAGCTGGAAGAAATTCACCACATCCATAAAAAAGATGCGCCAAGCGGAACAGCGATCTCCATTGCAGAAGGAATCATCCAGAACAATCCGAAATTCGATGCCTGGAAGCTGGAAGAAACAGAAGGTAAGCAGCTTGGAATTTTTGCAGTACGTGAAGATGAAGTACCGGGAACTCACAGCGTGTATTACAGAAGTGAAGTAGACGAAATCGAAATCAAGCACACCGCTTTCAACAGAAACGGTTTTGCACTGGGAGCTGTAGTGGCTGCAGAATGGATTAAAGATAAAAAAGGAAACTTCACAATGAAAGACGTTTTGGGACTTTAA
- a CDS encoding ParB/RepB/Spo0J family partition protein, which yields MKDKKRAMGRGLGAILSAESKATINSATDEGADKFVGNIVEVSLEDIYPNPTQPRTYFDEKALNELAQSIKNLGVIQPITLRKDGEKFEIISGERRYRATKIAGLTTIPAYIRLVNDQELLEMALVENIQREDLDAIEIALTYHRLLEEIGLTQENLSQRIGKDRSTITNSIRLLRLNPDIQNAIRSGEISAGHGRAIISLESEEDQQVLFDLIIKEKLNVRQAEQAAAALKNPKSPAAKKAKVELSNNYKKAQKTIADILDVKVEIKSSGNGKKGKIVLDFKNEEELEYILSHIK from the coding sequence ATGAAGGACAAAAAAAGAGCTATGGGACGCGGTTTGGGCGCCATTTTAAGCGCAGAATCCAAAGCAACTATCAATTCAGCTACTGATGAAGGAGCAGATAAGTTTGTGGGAAATATTGTAGAAGTTTCGCTTGAAGATATTTATCCGAACCCGACGCAGCCGAGAACTTATTTTGATGAAAAAGCATTAAATGAACTTGCGCAGTCTATTAAAAATCTGGGCGTAATCCAGCCGATTACCCTTAGAAAAGACGGCGAAAAGTTTGAAATCATTTCCGGGGAAAGACGTTACAGAGCTACTAAAATTGCTGGGCTAACTACTATTCCTGCCTATATCCGCTTAGTAAATGATCAGGAACTTCTGGAGATGGCTCTTGTGGAAAATATCCAGAGAGAAGATCTTGATGCCATCGAAATTGCATTAACCTATCACAGGCTTTTAGAAGAAATAGGTCTTACTCAGGAAAACCTGAGCCAGAGAATAGGAAAAGACAGAAGTACCATTACCAATTCCATCAGACTGTTAAGATTAAATCCGGACATTCAGAATGCCATCAGAAGCGGCGAAATTTCTGCAGGACACGGAAGAGCCATCATCAGCCTTGAAAGTGAAGAAGACCAGCAGGTTTTGTTTGATCTTATTATCAAAGAAAAATTAAACGTTCGTCAGGCAGAGCAGGCCGCTGCCGCACTGAAGAATCCAAAATCTCCCGCTGCAAAAAAAGCAAAAGTGGAGCTTTCCAATAACTATAAAAAAGCCCAGAAGACGATTGCAGATATCTTAGACGTAAAAGTAGAAATCAAATCTTCTGGAAATGGTAAAAAAGGTAAAATTGTTCTGGACTTCAAAAATGAAGAAGAGCTGGAATATATTTTATCCCATATTAAGTAA
- the lepB gene encoding signal peptidase I, protein MNYFLTYTVYVLILSLLMGLSSWKLFKKMGYSPLFAFIPFYNYFIILKETKHPKWWAILSYLPIVGPIMMSVFHLYLVKKFGKTLFKDQILTVLLPFIYMAVINYSKDVELEDENANDLFLTDEEKNDKKKDTFVGSITFAVVFATIIHVFVTQPFGIPTGSMERTLLVGDFLFVNKWSYGYRLPMRPVAIPFLQGTIMDTGQKGNPKDDPKSYVDAVKLPYTRILQFNKPQKNDVVVFNYPQDSVHTAIDRKDPYVKRCVATAGDTFEMRGGRLFVNGKPETVLGDQEVQHGYVVSTDAQLDIPTLYKVYGFLPVREFQQDSGGYLYAFQGLTDKVAKEIKELPHVTDIKEQIFAKEESAVAYKDEARTKIDTTQSIFPINKPWNADWYGPLRIPKKGDVVAINQETLPTYQWIISEYEHNSLEKKNGKIFINGKEANQYTIQQDYYMMVGDNRDASLDARFFGFVPEENIVGKPMFTWMSLQGAFSDNSSTYQAPFKIRWERMFKATNTGEANKTSYWWIAAMILILFFGWEYFVKLFRKNKTEE, encoded by the coding sequence ATGAATTATTTTTTAACTTATACAGTATATGTCCTCATACTATCATTATTAATGGGGCTTTCATCTTGGAAACTGTTCAAGAAAATGGGCTATAGCCCTTTATTCGCATTTATCCCTTTTTACAACTATTTCATCATCCTTAAAGAAACAAAGCATCCGAAATGGTGGGCCATCCTGTCTTATCTTCCGATTGTAGGTCCCATCATGATGTCTGTTTTCCATCTTTATTTAGTGAAAAAGTTTGGAAAAACACTTTTCAAAGACCAGATTCTTACAGTACTTCTTCCGTTTATTTATATGGCGGTGATCAACTATTCTAAAGATGTAGAGTTAGAAGATGAAAACGCAAACGACCTGTTCCTTACAGATGAAGAGAAAAACGACAAAAAGAAAGATACCTTTGTGGGTTCCATCACCTTTGCAGTAGTTTTTGCCACCATCATCCACGTTTTCGTAACACAGCCTTTCGGAATTCCTACAGGATCCATGGAAAGAACATTACTGGTGGGTGACTTCCTTTTTGTGAACAAATGGAGCTACGGTTACCGACTTCCGATGCGTCCCGTTGCAATACCTTTCCTTCAGGGAACTATTATGGATACAGGACAGAAAGGTAACCCTAAAGATGATCCGAAGTCTTATGTGGACGCTGTAAAACTGCCTTACACAAGAATTTTACAATTCAACAAACCACAGAAAAATGATGTAGTTGTTTTCAACTATCCTCAGGATTCTGTACATACAGCGATTGACAGAAAAGATCCTTACGTAAAAAGATGTGTAGCTACAGCAGGGGATACTTTTGAAATGAGAGGCGGAAGACTTTTCGTTAACGGAAAGCCGGAAACTGTTTTAGGAGATCAGGAAGTACAGCATGGATATGTCGTAAGCACAGATGCTCAATTGGATATTCCAACTTTATATAAGGTATACGGATTTTTACCGGTTCGTGAATTTCAACAGGATAGCGGAGGGTATCTTTATGCTTTTCAGGGTTTAACGGATAAAGTGGCCAAAGAAATCAAAGAACTCCCTCACGTTACAGATATCAAAGAACAGATTTTTGCAAAAGAAGAATCAGCAGTTGCTTATAAAGATGAGGCGAGAACAAAAATTGATACTACCCAATCTATTTTCCCAATTAACAAACCTTGGAATGCTGATTGGTACGGGCCGTTAAGAATTCCTAAAAAAGGAGATGTAGTGGCAATCAACCAGGAAACACTTCCGACGTATCAATGGATTATTTCTGAATATGAGCACAACAGCTTAGAAAAGAAAAACGGAAAAATTTTCATCAACGGAAAAGAAGCAAACCAATATACGATTCAGCAGGATTACTATATGATGGTGGGGGATAACAGAGATGCTTCATTAGATGCTAGATTCTTTGGTTTTGTTCCGGAAGAAAATATTGTCGGAAAACCAATGTTCACATGGATGAGCTTACAGGGAGCATTTTCTGATAACAGTTCTACCTATCAGGCACCATTCAAAATCCGTTGGGAGAGAATGTTCAAAGCAACCAATACAGGAGAAGCCAATAAAACCTCTTACTGGTGGATTGCAGCCATGATTTTGATCCTGTTCTTCGGATGGGAGTATTTCGTGAAGCTATTCAGAAAAAACAAAACAGAAGAATAG
- a CDS encoding WbqC family protein codes for MQNILLPAFYMPPISWFSVFLNSENEVVLEQFENFPKQTYRNRANIYGANGKLSLIIPIHHNGKREFKDIEISYREDWRTLHWKSIKTAYQSSPYFEYYEEKFRKIFDLKEKFLLDFNLKGIEVIQQILKTEKAHSLNEEYIKNPQSIDFREKFSAKLPSVFDMEEYYQTFSDKFGFLEDLSVLDIICNKGPESMVYIKNIKQAH; via the coding sequence ATGCAAAATATTTTATTACCGGCATTTTATATGCCTCCGATTTCATGGTTTTCAGTGTTTTTGAATTCTGAGAACGAAGTGGTACTGGAACAGTTTGAAAACTTTCCGAAACAGACCTATAGAAACAGAGCTAACATCTATGGAGCCAACGGAAAGCTCTCATTAATAATCCCTATCCACCATAACGGGAAAAGAGAATTTAAAGATATTGAGATCTCTTACCGTGAAGACTGGAGAACCCTTCACTGGAAATCAATCAAAACAGCCTACCAAAGCTCTCCTTATTTTGAATATTATGAAGAGAAATTCAGAAAGATATTCGACCTTAAAGAAAAATTTCTTTTGGATTTTAACCTTAAAGGCATCGAAGTGATCCAACAGATACTGAAAACAGAAAAGGCACACTCTTTGAATGAAGAATATATCAAAAATCCTCAAAGTATTGATTTCAGAGAAAAATTTTCTGCAAAGCTTCCTTCAGTATTTGACATGGAAGAATATTACCAGACGTTTTCTGATAAATTCGGATTTTTAGAAGATCTGTCGGTTCTTGACATTATTTGTAATAAAGGCCCGGAATCTATGGTGTACATCAAAAATATAAAACAGGCACATTAG
- the lepB gene encoding signal peptidase I — protein MFKSKIFNRVLLTGSFIVTLFIIAKLSGVLQYAFVPTAGNEPTIKKKSFIVMTNILSYDRFKMIAYNQTNLDYPQGAYVQRLIGRENDVIVIKNGKLYVNNTLIDHFNVKHAYKIDRAYANDLLLKGTEESEIFQIDNNFFITQLSDKELNDNFFHERFINPNVDQDIRKIYHKDWTADNFGPVRVPAGKLFFLGDNRNASLDSRYLGFIDEKNAVGRVIYPKN, from the coding sequence GTGTTTAAAAGTAAAATATTTAATAGAGTCCTTTTAACAGGCAGCTTTATTGTAACTCTTTTTATTATTGCAAAACTCTCCGGGGTTTTGCAATATGCTTTTGTACCCACGGCAGGCAATGAACCTACCATCAAAAAAAAGTCATTCATTGTGATGACCAATATCCTTTCTTATGACAGATTTAAAATGATTGCTTATAATCAGACTAATCTGGATTATCCTCAGGGGGCTTATGTCCAAAGATTAATAGGAAGAGAAAATGATGTGATTGTCATTAAGAATGGTAAATTATACGTCAATAATACGCTGATTGATCATTTTAATGTAAAACATGCTTACAAAATAGACAGAGCTTATGCAAATGATCTCCTGTTAAAAGGAACGGAAGAAAGCGAAATCTTTCAGATTGACAATAATTTTTTCATTACCCAATTAAGTGATAAAGAACTTAATGATAATTTTTTCCATGAAAGGTTTATCAACCCCAACGTGGACCAGGATATCCGTAAAATTTATCATAAAGACTGGACTGCCGATAACTTTGGCCCGGTAAGAGTGCCAGCTGGAAAACTATTCTTTTTAGGAGATAACCGGAATGCAAGCTTAGATTCCCGATATTTAGGCTTTATTGATGAGAAAAATGCTGTAGGAAGGGTTATTTACCCTAAAAATTAG